One region of Ictalurus furcatus strain D&B chromosome 17, Billie_1.0, whole genome shotgun sequence genomic DNA includes:
- the rhbdd1 gene encoding rhomboid-related protein 4 isoform X1 produces the protein MSNRQRGVPLGLLLLASQVFQIGTDNIPPATLVTLILNVYLFLFPFKPLLQTCVSVQQAYWGGDWHRLLFSPFHHVNDLHLYFNMASFLWKGVNLERRLGTAWFAYLLSVFSLLTGLVYLLLEAGLTELLDDSSFSMQCAVGFSGVLFGLKVVNNYYNPGGVKYIMGCPVAKRYACWVELVLIHILNPGTSFVGHLSGILVGLLYITGPLRTLMKTCADFASGHGNYSRPRTYHNSSGYSGYGTPYTPTSSPYSRQGLYNLAEPSAFSQHPYTAGLTEQEQYEAAIRASLQDQGRHAHRKPLPGFRTNSEPNIEEIRHRRLQRFDPKM, from the exons atgagTAACCGACAGCGAGGAGTTCCTCTCGGCCTGCTCTTGCTGGCGTCTCAGGTGTTCCAGATCGGCACGGACAACATCCCTCCTGCTACACTAGTGACGCTCATCCTCAACGTCTAcctcttcctgtttcctttCAAGCCCCTTTTACAG acCTGTGTGAGCGTACAGCAGGCATACTGGGGTGGAGACTGGCATCGTCTCCTGTTCTCCCCTTTTCACCACGTCAATGATTTGCACCTCTACTTCAACATGGCCTCCTTCCTCTGGAAAGGCGTGAACCTGGAGCGCAGGCTCGGCACAGCCTGGTTCGCCTACCTCCTGTCCGTCTTCTCCCTGCTTACCGGATTGGTCTATCTGCTTCTGGAGGCGGGGCTAACGGAACTCCTGGACGATTCCTCCTTTAGCATGCAGTGCGCTGTAGGGTTTTCGG GTGTTCTCTTCGGGCTGAAAGTTGTGAACAATTATTATAACCCGGGCGGGGTCAAATACATCATGGGGTGTCCTGTGGCCAAACGCTACGCCTGCTGGGTGGAGCTAGTCCTCATACACATCCTGAACCCAGG gactTCGTTTGTTGGGCACCTGTCTGGTATTTTGGTGGGGCTTCTCTACATTACTGGTCCCCTCAGAACACTTATGAAAACATGTGCag ATTTTGCAAGTGGTCATGGAAACTACAGCAGGCCTCGCACGTACCATAACTCTTCAG GTTATAGTGGATATGGAACGCCCTACACACCGACCAGCTCCCCGTACTCCAGGCAGGGTCTCTACAACCTAGCCGAGCCATCGGCATTCTCTCAGCACCCTTATACAGCTGGTCTAACGGAGCAGGAGCAGTACGAGGCAGCCATCAGGGCCAGCCTGCAAGACCAAG GACGGCATGCTCACCGCAAACCACTGCCTGGGTTCAGAACCAACTCTGAGCCCAACATCGAGGAAATACGTCATCGCCGACTTCAGAGGTTTGACCCAAAGAtgtaa
- the rhbdd1 gene encoding rhomboid-related protein 4 isoform X2 produces MSNRQRGVPLGLLLLASQVFQIGTDNIPPATLVTLILNVYLFLFPFKPLLQTCVSVQQAYWGGDWHRLLFSPFHHVNDLHLYFNMASFLWKGVNLERRLGTAWFAYLLSVFSLLTGLVYLLLEAGLTELLDDSSFSMQCAVGFSGVLFGLKVVNNYYNPGGVKYIMGCPVAKRYACWVELVLIHILNPGTSFVGHLSGILVGLLYITGPLRTLMKTCADFASGHGNYSRPRTYHNSSGYSGYGTPYTPTSSPYSRQGLYNLAEPSAFSQHPYTAGLTEQEQYEAAIRASLQDQGHMED; encoded by the exons atgagTAACCGACAGCGAGGAGTTCCTCTCGGCCTGCTCTTGCTGGCGTCTCAGGTGTTCCAGATCGGCACGGACAACATCCCTCCTGCTACACTAGTGACGCTCATCCTCAACGTCTAcctcttcctgtttcctttCAAGCCCCTTTTACAG acCTGTGTGAGCGTACAGCAGGCATACTGGGGTGGAGACTGGCATCGTCTCCTGTTCTCCCCTTTTCACCACGTCAATGATTTGCACCTCTACTTCAACATGGCCTCCTTCCTCTGGAAAGGCGTGAACCTGGAGCGCAGGCTCGGCACAGCCTGGTTCGCCTACCTCCTGTCCGTCTTCTCCCTGCTTACCGGATTGGTCTATCTGCTTCTGGAGGCGGGGCTAACGGAACTCCTGGACGATTCCTCCTTTAGCATGCAGTGCGCTGTAGGGTTTTCGG GTGTTCTCTTCGGGCTGAAAGTTGTGAACAATTATTATAACCCGGGCGGGGTCAAATACATCATGGGGTGTCCTGTGGCCAAACGCTACGCCTGCTGGGTGGAGCTAGTCCTCATACACATCCTGAACCCAGG gactTCGTTTGTTGGGCACCTGTCTGGTATTTTGGTGGGGCTTCTCTACATTACTGGTCCCCTCAGAACACTTATGAAAACATGTGCag ATTTTGCAAGTGGTCATGGAAACTACAGCAGGCCTCGCACGTACCATAACTCTTCAG GTTATAGTGGATATGGAACGCCCTACACACCGACCAGCTCCCCGTACTCCAGGCAGGGTCTCTACAACCTAGCCGAGCCATCGGCATTCTCTCAGCACCCTTATACAGCTGGTCTAACGGAGCAGGAGCAGTACGAGGCAGCCATCAGGGCCAGCCTGCAAGACCAAG GCCACATGGAGGACTGA
- the irs1 gene encoding insulin receptor substrate 1-B codes for MASPSTEKACFSDVRKVGYLRKPKSMHKRFFVLRAASDTGPSRLEYYENEKKWRHKSGAPKRSIPLESCFNINKRADSKNKHLVALYTKDEYFAVAADSEPEQDAWYQALVDLHNRGKVHESARSNGVGDDDYGEATPGPAFKEVWQVILKPKGLGQTKNLIGVYRLCLTDKTLAFVKLNSDAAAVVLQLMNIRRCGHSENFFFIEVGRSAVTGPGEFWMQVDDSVVAQNMHETILEAMKAMSEEFRPRSKSQSSSNCSNPISVPVRTRHHHNNPPPSQVGLGRRMRAESVTATSPAGPGRHSHSFRVRASSDGEGTMSRPASVDGSPSSPRSSRPQSQRHRGRSRLHPPLNHSRSIPTPSSRCSPSAISPVSLSSSSTSGHGSTSDSLFPRRSSASISGSPSDGGFISSDEYGSSPCDFRSSFRSVTPDSLGHTPPAKEEDLNNYICMTKSGSLSSTESQSRGTPSHMDEPDLEKCFRKRTHSSGTLSPPATCHQKTPSQSSAVSLDEYTVMTPAYNHSRSVSSSSPSIYRNLSTNSYPEECLGMPTAEGGSESSHKDDGYMPMSPGVAPAVVTGNSGDYMPMSPKSVSAPQQIINPRRVDSNGYMMMSPSGSCSPDVSTNYRKIWTNGMNPSLSVESTEGKVSSCGDYINMSPASGSTTGTPPDCYFNPVDELSRPAYAYFSLPRSFKHANGKQDKSPLRMSLGSARMVCADSSSSSASSDSLGGQCSSQHPSVRPKRSEVTSRLSRPTRLSLDANRASTLPRMRESPFPGEPKSPGEYVNIEFNDQAFSASLASLFSPVFTGNRADVQSELTSSDYMNMQLGSQSLLSQSRKSTSSSPDYAVVSPSENSASSPHLPRESIRERDYMSMQLGSYTTDYPDSQRMLINTSLQDPEVLLCSESHSDDVSTLGAAPVRSVLIGPLTDLSAFSRVNPTPTRNQAAKVIRVDPQGRRRHSSETFASTTSKGAVSAATGFQSEDVKRHSSASFENVWLKPVEASTAASPPAPAAAADTTSSVDPHNQNGLNYIDLDLAQNREPLDQDWSSSFQTRQVDFGTAGAAEEPSAYASINFQKADDSRGNLTYREE; via the coding sequence ATGGCAAGTCCGTCTACAGAGAAGGCTTGTTTTTCGGACGTGAGAAAGGTGGGTTATTTAAGGAAACCCAAAAGCATGCACAAAAGGTTTTTTGTTCTTCGAGCTGCAAGCGATACCGGACCTTCCAGGTTGGAGTACTACGAGAATGAGAAAAAATGGAGACACAAGTCTGGGGCACCAAAAAGGTCAATACCACTCGAGAGTTGCTTCAATATTAACAAAAGGGCGGactccaaaaacaaacatctggTGGCACTGTACACCAAAGACGAATACTTTGCAGTCGCAGCGGACAGCGAGCCGGAGCAGGACGCGTGGTACCAAGCCCTAGTAGACCTCCACAACCGAGGGAAGGTCCACGAGAGTGCCAGGAGCAACGGTGTCGGAGATGATGATTACGGAGAGGCTACGCCCGGGCCTGCCTTCAAAGAAGTATGGCAGGTTATACTGAAACCAAAGGGACTCGGACAGACCAAAAACTTAATTGGCGTGTACAGACTGTGTCTCACGGACAAGACTTTGGCTTTCGTGAAGCTCAATTCAGACGCCGCGGCGGTCGTTTTGCAGCTGATGAACATCCGAAGGTGCGGTCACTCGGAAAATTTCTTCTTCATCGAAGTCGGGAGGTCTGCGGTGACTGGGCCCGGCGAGTTCTGGATGCAGGTCGACGACTCGGTCGTGGCTCAGAACATGCACGAGACTATCTTGGAGGCGATGAAAGCCATGAGTGAAGAGTTTCGTCCCCGTAGCAAAAGCCAGTCGTCTTCCAACTGCTCCAACCCCATTTCTGTGCCGGTGCGAACCAGGCATCATCACAACAACCCTCCTCCGAGTCAGGTCGGGTTGGGAAGGCGTATGAGGGCTGAAAGTGTCACGGCTACGTCTCCGGCTGGCCCAGGCAGACACAGCCATTCGTTCAGAGTGAGGGCGTCCAGTGACGGAGAAGGAACTATGTCTAGGCCAGCGTCTGTAGACGGCAGCCCAAGTAGTCCAAGATCCTCTAGGCCACAGTCTCAAAGGCATAGGGGTAGATCCAGACTGCATCCACCTCTAAATCATAGCAGGTCCATCCCTACTCCATCATCACGATGCTCTCCATCAGCGATCAGCCCTGTAAGTCTGTCCTCCAGCAGCACTAGTGGACACGGGTCCACTTCAGATAGTCTTTTTCCCCGACGCTCCAGTGCCTCTATATCTGGGTCGCCCAGCGACGGCGGCTTCATCTCGTCCGATGAATACGGTTCCAGTCCGTGCGATTTCCGAAGCTCCTTCCGCAGCGTGACCCCCGACTCGCTCGGACACACCCCTCCTGCCAAAGAAGAGGACTTGAATAACTACATATGCATGACCAAGTCTGGTTCACTAAGTAGTACCGAGAGCCAATCCAGAGGAACACCGTCTCACATGGATGAGCCAGACTTGGAGAAATGTTTCAGGAAAAGGACTCATTCCTCTGGCACCCTGTCACCTCCAGCCACCTGCCACCAAAAAACGCCTTCACAGTCATCTGCCGTGTCTCTGGACGAATACACAGTCATGACACCGGCATATAATCACAGCCGATCTGTATCGTCGTCGTCACCGTCGATATATCGGAACTTGTCCACGAATTCGTATCCTGAAGAATGCTTGGGTATGCCGACGGCGGAAGGTGGCAGCGAGTCCAGTCACAAGGACGACGGCTACATGCCGATGTCACCGGGCGTGGCTCCTGCAGTGGTAACGGGAAACAGCGGCGACTATATGCCTATGAGTCCAAAAAGTGTTTCGGCCCCACAGCAGATAATCAATCCACGGCGAGTGGACTCCAATGGCTATATGATGATGTCACCGAGCGGTAGCTGTTCCCCAGACGTTTCTACAAACTACAGGAAGATCTGGACCAACGGCATGAACCCGTCGTTGTCCGTTGAGAGCACGGAGGGGAAAGTGTCCTCGTGCGGAGACTATATAAACATGTCTCCTGCTAGCGGCTCAACCACCGGCACGCCACCGGACTGCTACTTCAACCCTGTAGACGAGCTGTCCAGGCCAGCGTACGCCTACTTCTCTCTGCCCCGTTCCTTCAAACACGCCAACGGGAAGCAGGACAAGAGCCCCTTGCGGATGTCACTTGGCAGCGCTCGCATGGTTTGCGCTGACTCTTCCTCGTCTTCGGCTAGCAGCGACAGTTTGGGTGGTCAGTGTAGTTCGCAACACCCTTCTGTCAGGCCcaaaaggtcagaggtcacctCTAGGCTGTCACGACCAACAAGGCTATCGTTGGATGCTAACCGAGCTAGTACTCTTCCAAGAATGCGTGAAAGCCCTTTCCCTGGTGAGCCCAAAAGTCCGGGAGAGTACGTCAACATCGAGTTTAACGACCAAGCGTTTTCAGCGAGCTTAGCATCACTTTTTTCACCTGTGTTCACTGGTAACAGGGCAGACGTCCAATCGGAGCTGACTTCTTCCGACTACATGAACATGCAGCTAGGTTCACAGAGCTTGCTCTCGCAGTCTAGAAAATCGACGTCCAGTTCCCCAGACTATGCCGTTGTTAGTCCGTCCGAAAACTCGGCCTCGTCGCCTCACCTGCCTCGTGAAAGTATTCGTGAACGTGACTACATGAGCATGCAACTGGGCTCTTACACTACAGACTATCCTGATTCCCAGAGGATGCTTATAAACACTTCGTTACAAGACCCAGAAGTCCTGCTCTGCTCTGAGTCGCACAGCGACGACGTCTCGACGTTAGGTGCAGCCCCAGTGAGGTCTGTGCTTATTGGTCCTTTGACAGATCTCAGCGCCTTCTCCCGGGTAAACCCGACTCCGACGAGAAACCAGGCTGCCAAAGTGATCCGGGTGGACCCACAAGGCAGGAGACGGCACAGCTCGGAAACGTTTGCCTCCACGACAAGCAAAGGCGCCGTAAGCGCAGCCACGGGCTTTCAGTCAGAAGACGTCAAACGCCACAGCTCTGCTTCTTTTGAGAACGTTTGGTTAAAGCCTGTCGAGGCTTCCACCGCCGCCTCTCCTCcagctcctgctgctgctgctgacacGACGTCCAGTGTCGACCCTCACAACCAAAACGGCCTGAACTACATCGATCTGGATCTGGCTCAGAACCGAGAGCCTCTCGATCAGGATTGGAGCTCAAGCTTCCAGACTCGGCAGGTGGACTTCGGGACCGCAGGGGCAGCAGAGGAACCGAGTGCCTATGCCAGTATAAACTTTCAGAAAGCCGACGACTCCAGAGGAAACCTCACTTACAGAGAAG